The following proteins are co-located in the Vibrio astriarenae genome:
- a CDS encoding ATP-binding cassette domain-containing protein produces the protein METKHFSQKISLADKFYLTASTILTTLLGLVLPFSILIIFDRVLPNQAKDTLFLLFFIILAAIYLDYLLKGQEEKISSAIMKTFESNLTNKVFSSVCLAEFSKFRKREPGEYLERIATIPEIKAFFGGESVRALINLGVSVLTILLIGIINLGAGLTLIAASVVLAVAAIRLSDQKVANLQSKSDIEGLTTSKIIEIVSAPLDIKARNMEYRIESLMTEMIKEREKEAINYEQIEAHFGLILSLIQQLSIACVVVLLASAVINLESSQGIMAAIIMLTNRYFAPYQQVMRTLSRWKLNKLHIQRIAEVLDLVSVQHHETTQLDPQQIEIEFPNKSRIRFEKGNAYLITGKSGSGKTHLCSCLARQRIDDNLQINIDSSLINTLNYTDWKNSVILVNNQSTFVEGTIIDNLTCFQPKSNSAAYSLCETLGIKAQIDSLPNGFYTELSGNQRMPFSRQVVYSLYIVRAVLSDKPLIILDDIDCVYEDIFIKKVLATLISRTQNKITMISSNKIEPTAKLKKISLSRQFSNANEKARDAQITRSNVL, from the coding sequence ATGGAAACCAAACACTTTTCACAAAAAATCAGCTTGGCAGACAAGTTTTACCTAACAGCATCAACGATCTTAACGACTCTACTAGGGCTCGTCCTCCCCTTTTCGATACTTATCATCTTTGACCGCGTCTTACCAAACCAAGCAAAAGATACACTTTTTCTACTGTTTTTTATCATTCTGGCTGCGATATATCTCGACTACTTACTCAAAGGTCAAGAAGAGAAAATCTCTTCAGCAATCATGAAGACATTTGAAAGTAATCTAACGAATAAAGTATTCAGCTCTGTCTGCTTAGCCGAATTTTCAAAGTTTCGTAAACGTGAACCTGGCGAATATCTCGAACGTATCGCCACAATTCCTGAAATCAAGGCGTTCTTCGGAGGAGAGTCCGTTCGAGCATTGATCAACCTAGGTGTCAGTGTGCTGACTATTCTTTTGATCGGCATTATTAACCTTGGCGCTGGGCTAACCCTCATTGCGGCTTCTGTTGTCCTGGCAGTCGCTGCGATTCGGCTCTCAGATCAAAAAGTCGCTAACCTGCAAAGTAAATCTGATATTGAAGGTCTAACAACATCAAAGATCATCGAAATCGTGTCAGCTCCGTTGGATATTAAAGCCCGCAATATGGAGTACCGCATCGAAAGTCTCATGACGGAGATGATAAAAGAGCGAGAAAAGGAAGCCATCAACTATGAACAAATTGAGGCTCACTTTGGACTAATCCTATCTCTCATACAACAACTCTCCATCGCGTGCGTTGTCGTCTTGCTTGCCTCTGCTGTCATTAATCTCGAATCTAGCCAAGGTATTATGGCCGCTATTATTATGTTAACTAATCGCTACTTTGCGCCTTACCAGCAAGTTATGCGTACACTCAGCCGATGGAAACTGAACAAATTACATATCCAACGTATCGCGGAAGTTCTTGACCTTGTGAGTGTTCAACACCATGAGACAACGCAGCTTGACCCTCAGCAAATAGAGATTGAATTTCCCAATAAATCGCGCATCAGATTCGAGAAAGGCAACGCATACCTTATAACAGGCAAAAGTGGCTCAGGAAAAACGCATCTATGCTCTTGCCTAGCTCGTCAGCGTATCGACGATAACTTACAGATAAACATTGATAGCAGCCTAATTAATACTCTTAATTACACCGACTGGAAAAATAGCGTCATTCTCGTCAACAACCAAAGTACCTTCGTTGAGGGAACGATCATCGATAATTTGACCTGCTTTCAGCCAAAGTCTAATTCAGCAGCGTACTCACTCTGTGAGACCTTGGGGATTAAGGCTCAAATCGATAGTCTTCCAAACGGCTTTTACACCGAGTTAAGTGGCAACCAAAGAATGCCTTTTTCTCGTCAGGTCGTTTACTCCCTGTATATCGTCAGAGCTGTGCTTTCTGATAAGCCCTTGATCATACTCGATGACATTGATTGTGTTTACGAAGACATATTTATTAAGAAAGTGCTTGCTACACTGATCAGTCGAACACAAAACAAGATCACAATGATATCGAGTAATAAGATCGAGCCTACTGCAAAACTCAAAAAAATCAGCTTAAGTCGTCAATTTTCAAACGCTAATGAGAAAGCAAGAGATGCGCAAATAACACGGAGCAACGTCTTATGA
- a CDS encoding TolC family protein, producing the protein MLPYRSLTNISWATLMLLISPSHANTLLESVELGIQNNLTLRASAKGLEESELNIGVSRSKFLPSLTATANTNWSENNAIRSGEVDDSTHSQTSGLGLSLSQSLFNLGDIYKYQTAKLNFTAEELSHEDQIQNIIVQIATNYFEYLKNNAQIKATEVELRSSESRERQMRRNVELGNTAGSELYEVTAQKEEVSNRLRSLRKDRDALTNDLSLLVQYPIVPSQDLFSRAELDGFDKLQVQTLISDALKFNSDVLIARNTLEVTRQGLKESAANFVPTLQLTGGYNYDYTHGFEDPSDVAATGKSDSANVGLNLSIPIASGGSDYYEYQKSAKSIERQEILYQETLFTTRNDVNNTLMDINDLSQSVESYERIIRANYASYRGIQRAQQLGTRTITDLLAAESKLFNAVRDYQNTRYDYVINLINLEKSTGMLSLDSVQKLTNLMVEMNPETDEELIPMHLLE; encoded by the coding sequence ATGTTGCCGTACAGAAGCTTAACTAACATTAGCTGGGCAACGCTTATGTTGCTCATATCACCGAGTCATGCCAACACGTTGTTGGAGAGTGTTGAGTTGGGAATACAAAACAATTTAACGCTAAGAGCAAGTGCAAAAGGGTTGGAAGAGAGCGAACTGAACATTGGTGTCAGCCGCTCAAAGTTCTTACCTTCTCTTACCGCTACTGCAAACACAAATTGGAGTGAAAACAACGCAATTAGAAGTGGCGAAGTTGATGACTCTACTCACTCGCAAACTAGTGGTTTGGGCTTGTCATTGTCTCAGTCGCTTTTTAATCTTGGGGATATTTACAAATACCAAACGGCTAAACTCAATTTTACTGCAGAGGAGCTGTCGCACGAAGATCAAATCCAGAACATCATCGTGCAAATTGCAACCAATTACTTTGAATACCTTAAAAACAACGCACAGATAAAAGCAACAGAGGTAGAGCTAAGATCCTCTGAGTCACGTGAGCGCCAGATGCGCAGAAATGTGGAACTCGGCAATACAGCAGGTAGCGAATTGTATGAAGTCACCGCTCAAAAAGAAGAGGTAAGTAATCGATTAAGAAGCCTTCGCAAAGATCGCGACGCACTCACTAATGACCTATCACTATTAGTTCAGTACCCTATCGTTCCTAGCCAAGACTTATTTAGCCGTGCTGAATTGGATGGTTTTGACAAGCTGCAAGTACAAACTTTGATCTCAGATGCGCTCAAATTTAACAGTGACGTTCTTATTGCCAGAAACACGCTCGAAGTGACAAGACAAGGGCTAAAAGAAAGCGCCGCGAACTTTGTACCGACACTACAACTGACTGGCGGCTACAACTATGACTATACCCATGGTTTTGAAGACCCATCAGATGTTGCTGCAACAGGAAAAAGCGACTCAGCCAATGTGGGTCTAAACCTAAGCATACCTATCGCTTCAGGTGGCTCTGACTACTATGAATATCAAAAATCGGCAAAATCAATAGAAAGACAAGAAATTCTATATCAAGAGACGCTTTTTACGACTAGAAACGATGTTAACAACACCTTAATGGACATCAACGACCTTTCGCAATCGGTTGAGAGTTATGAACGTATAATCCGAGCAAACTATGCATCCTACCGTGGTATACAAAGAGCTCAACAACTAGGTACACGTACCATCACCGACTTATTGGCAGCAGAAAGTAAGCTGTTTAACGCCGTTCGTGACTATCAAAACACACGCTATGACTACGTTATAAATCTGATAAACCTGGAAAAATCAACTGGCATGCTCTCGCTAGATTCCGTGCAAAAACTTACTAACCTGATGGTCGAAATGAACCCTGAGACCGATGAGGAACTGATTCCAATGCACCTATTGGAATGA
- a CDS encoding ATP-binding response regulator: MKPFESVQESPLVINSLLLNQSIDDVTLDLQDCLVVEDCMHSTINEKLSVIEQRLASLISSASLDKKQLSLVGAVEYTNLQLALARHHSVSLSKESIETLYNSLVTASVFLHSNHQTLVSSLLTAKVEEKEQYTLYISILIPGLIVCLLIASTLFYRKINSVNQGSIGESERFVTLSQHIERMDPAPIREQLNDTNLDISMRRVYSLLKQIFEKIEHQKQVNDLYKQLYALIGYEIRSITTTINGGIQYLVQETDENGVLMARDITSAAKTLSELADNYNRLISKGSENERSEFALPDILSELIIHLGSKTSREDSRLECFIDNGIPNRVEGQSTRLFWILFLQMSNAMKVQTSPHRLVKVQSGAGTSVEKTRLTLSLYFLTTPKVTLSKLEQLHWSQHPNPPTSNEELARTLLSQEGHFSINWKQSGHQQCFEISIDLKVKSFLSEETDLSPYHILMLSDSPLQIDTLTATLEHTKGKVTAVQSANELFKLAGTFKNYSAILLSDSIEQSKLASLCKTVKSQLKAAPDTKLFISVSSAQVAQEAVSFVDKIFYSPFLGFEFIPTLKTALESEVSEDSAQNSSFLIVEDDRVQQILLKRILTNQEYEPDVVNDGSIAVEHYKDSRSDIIFMDCIMPGMNGMEATKLIRTHEKEQNIPPCTIIGATALTSSQEHQACIEAGMDFVISKPYKNDEIVKVINKYVAVQKLN, encoded by the coding sequence TTGAAGCCTTTTGAATCTGTACAAGAGAGTCCTCTTGTCATTAACTCTTTACTGCTCAATCAATCCATTGACGACGTCACACTGGATCTCCAGGACTGCCTCGTTGTTGAAGATTGTATGCACTCGACTATCAATGAAAAATTATCAGTTATCGAGCAGCGCCTTGCCTCGTTGATTTCCAGCGCTTCTTTGGACAAGAAGCAATTAAGCCTAGTTGGTGCGGTTGAGTATACAAATCTTCAATTGGCCCTAGCGCGACATCACAGCGTGTCACTTTCTAAAGAAAGTATAGAAACTCTCTACAATTCGCTCGTTACCGCTAGCGTTTTTCTGCATTCAAACCATCAAACGTTGGTAAGCTCTCTGCTTACCGCCAAGGTTGAAGAGAAAGAGCAATACACACTGTATATCAGCATTCTAATCCCAGGGCTTATTGTGTGCTTATTGATCGCGAGTACCTTGTTCTATCGAAAAATCAACTCGGTGAATCAAGGTTCAATTGGCGAAAGCGAACGGTTTGTCACTTTGTCCCAGCATATCGAACGAATGGACCCGGCGCCTATTCGAGAACAACTCAACGATACGAACCTTGACATCAGTATGCGTCGAGTTTATTCATTGCTGAAACAGATTTTTGAGAAGATCGAACACCAGAAACAGGTCAATGATCTGTACAAACAACTCTACGCTTTGATTGGCTACGAGATTCGTAGTATCACAACGACGATTAACGGCGGGATCCAATATCTCGTCCAAGAAACTGATGAAAACGGCGTTTTGATGGCGCGCGATATCACCTCCGCTGCCAAAACCTTGTCAGAGCTCGCGGACAACTATAACCGCCTTATCTCAAAAGGCAGTGAGAATGAGCGTTCAGAGTTTGCCCTACCAGATATTCTCTCTGAACTGATTATCCATTTAGGCTCAAAGACGAGTCGAGAAGACTCAAGGCTAGAGTGTTTCATTGATAATGGGATTCCTAACCGAGTAGAAGGCCAATCAACGAGGCTTTTCTGGATCTTGTTCTTACAGATGTCCAACGCAATGAAAGTTCAAACTAGCCCTCATCGCTTAGTTAAGGTTCAATCAGGCGCCGGTACCAGTGTTGAAAAAACGAGACTGACACTGTCGCTCTATTTCCTCACGACACCAAAAGTGACATTGAGTAAACTTGAACAGTTACACTGGAGTCAGCACCCTAACCCACCAACCAGCAACGAAGAGCTAGCACGAACACTGCTGAGCCAAGAGGGGCACTTTTCAATCAATTGGAAACAGTCTGGCCATCAACAGTGTTTCGAGATCTCAATCGATCTCAAGGTAAAGAGCTTCCTCTCTGAAGAAACAGATCTGAGCCCTTACCATATTTTAATGTTGTCAGATTCACCGCTTCAAATTGATACGCTAACCGCAACACTTGAGCATACAAAAGGCAAAGTGACCGCTGTTCAATCAGCCAACGAACTGTTCAAGTTAGCGGGTACATTCAAAAATTACAGTGCAATCCTACTCTCGGACAGTATTGAACAATCAAAGCTTGCAAGCCTTTGTAAGACGGTTAAGTCGCAATTAAAAGCAGCCCCTGACACAAAGCTGTTTATATCTGTATCATCTGCTCAAGTTGCCCAAGAGGCTGTCTCTTTTGTCGACAAAATCTTCTATTCGCCTTTTCTAGGCTTCGAGTTTATTCCAACTCTTAAAACCGCACTTGAGTCTGAGGTAAGCGAAGACAGCGCCCAAAACAGCTCATTTCTTATTGTTGAAGATGACCGAGTTCAACAAATACTTCTTAAACGAATCCTTACCAACCAAGAGTACGAACCAGACGTTGTCAATGATGGCTCGATTGCAGTAGAGCATTACAAAGATAGTCGGTCAGATATTATCTTTATGGACTGCATCATGCCGGGTATGAATGGAATGGAAGCGACAAAACTCATTCGTACTCATGAAAAAGAACAAAACATACCGCCTTGTACCATCATTGGCGCTACAGCCCTCACTAGTAGCCAAGAGCATCAGGCCTGTATAGAAGCAGGTATGGATTTTGTAATTAGTAAGCCCTATAAGAATGATGAAATCGTAAAAGTGATCAATAAATATGTTGCCGTACAGAAGCTTAACTAA
- a CDS encoding HlyD family type I secretion periplasmic adaptor subunit, protein MNKNPIEQHLKNALISSNNPEGSVVDDKVVLSSTMTPVHKTLLVIFLLIIIAVIVASQARIDIVVSVRGELLLDSDIEKVQHLEGGILEELLVQKGDLVYEGQPIAQLKALERNSQLDTVNTELVQLELDIIRYQSLLDMAEPDFSPYQERFPELVSTNLNTWRQEFNKNQSNELLITHDIDHKNALISSMKKRRVSSVNQLSLIRKQLEIKDTLYKEEMASYVDVLNVQVQESNMVREIENLDESLMNEDFQLQKLDKQLVDLIENRNAEYQAQIIQAQKDIRIKQLQQPQHSDKVDRLTVYSPIDGVVDKVHFNFKSAIVPPGESIADIAPLNNTLHGEAKIPRKEMGFVEVGQQVKVKLDTYNFAKYGFIQGTITSISRSSYEEEDTQFYLAAIELENNYLERSGAKYNLSPYMEFTADVKTGSRRVIEYAAKPVMSAIEDAFDER, encoded by the coding sequence GTGAATAAAAACCCAATAGAGCAACATCTCAAGAATGCCCTTATCTCAAGTAATAACCCTGAGGGTTCAGTTGTGGATGACAAAGTCGTTCTTTCAAGCACGATGACCCCTGTGCACAAAACCTTGTTGGTCATTTTCCTGCTGATCATCATCGCGGTTATAGTGGCTTCACAGGCTCGTATTGATATTGTCGTATCCGTACGCGGGGAGTTGCTACTCGACTCCGATATAGAAAAAGTTCAGCACCTAGAAGGTGGAATACTGGAAGAGCTGCTAGTGCAGAAGGGTGACCTAGTTTATGAAGGGCAGCCTATTGCACAATTGAAAGCACTAGAGCGTAATAGCCAACTAGACACAGTAAACACCGAACTCGTCCAATTGGAACTCGATATTATCCGCTACCAAAGTTTGCTCGATATGGCTGAGCCTGACTTTTCCCCATACCAGGAACGTTTTCCAGAGCTCGTCTCCACAAATCTAAACACGTGGCGCCAAGAGTTCAACAAAAACCAATCTAACGAGCTTCTAATTACCCACGATATTGATCATAAAAATGCACTCATCAGCTCGATGAAAAAGCGTCGCGTAAGCTCTGTCAATCAATTAAGTCTTATAAGAAAACAACTAGAGATCAAAGATACACTTTATAAAGAAGAGATGGCGTCCTATGTCGATGTGTTGAATGTGCAAGTTCAAGAGTCAAACATGGTTCGCGAAATTGAAAACCTTGATGAGTCATTAATGAATGAAGACTTTCAACTGCAAAAACTTGATAAACAGCTCGTCGATCTCATTGAAAACCGCAACGCAGAATATCAAGCCCAAATTATCCAAGCCCAAAAAGACATTCGTATAAAACAACTTCAACAGCCGCAGCACTCAGACAAAGTCGATCGACTGACTGTGTACTCTCCTATTGATGGCGTTGTTGATAAAGTCCATTTTAACTTCAAATCTGCGATTGTCCCCCCTGGAGAGAGCATCGCAGATATTGCGCCATTGAACAACACACTCCACGGGGAGGCTAAAATACCTCGCAAAGAAATGGGGTTTGTAGAAGTTGGTCAACAGGTGAAGGTGAAGTTAGACACCTACAACTTCGCCAAATACGGATTTATACAAGGTACTATCACCTCGATCAGTCGCTCATCCTATGAAGAGGAAGATACACAATTCTACTTAGCAGCCATTGAACTAGAAAATAATTACTTGGAACGATCTGGTGCAAAATACAACCTCTCACCCTACATGGAGTTTACTGCTGACGTGAAGACTGGCTCTCGACGCGTCATCGAATATGCAGCTAAACCCGTCATGTCAGCTATTGAAGATGCTTTCGATGAGAGGTAG